The following proteins are co-located in the Polymorphospora rubra genome:
- a CDS encoding non-ribosomal peptide synthetase has protein sequence MPQQHPIRVPPITAAQERLLLHAEHERDAHEFGTTQASVALGGRLDVAALRERAARLVHALPELGSGFRRDEAGRPVRVTRTQALPPWTEHLVEGGDDLNAESRSAADVERRRGFDLTGTEPLVRVTLVTDPQTHRHRLIVTGHRAVLTARAMYDTVTVLLGGEVVSPLEPEQDAGPAARDAWRAALGEPGEACLIGRDGVGPRGTARLSLSLPPDMALFDGPAKCLHQAIWGLVCTKLVNRRSALVGDGDDLPVRVDVAPEDTLRAVAHRTAERHGLVAPHRDVPLDIIAEATGFGEALFDTVVVTDTRRWDALGTPANVVVEDVELADATHHAMTVIVCGSGHGELAYRGDRVDHDTARTAAAMFERAMRAVAANPDVRVRDIDWLGAPLREQLIIAYNDTAATLPVRPLHQLFSERAAREPGAVAVVCDGRELSYAALDAAANRFANRLAGLGVRPGVCVALYQSRSAELVVAELAVLKAGGTYVPLDPRQPAARLTWMVADAGAELLLTDREPGGLPFDCGVPVVRVPSAWEPGEPGKPEEAAAPDVAVHPDQVAYVMYTSGSTGTPKGVANTHRNVAELALDPCWDNGRHQRVLAYSPPTFDSSTYEMWVPLLHGGRMVVLTGDQLDLGELISTLAEREITALYLTTALFDVIAQESAAALAGVREIWTGGDILSVAALRRVLRECPDTTVVHVYGPTETTVFCSYQTFGPDRRTVDSLDLGRPMANTGMYVLDDALTPAAPGTAGELYVSGSHLARGYLGRPALTAERFIANPYGLPGSRLYRTGDVARWTHDGVIEFVGRADQQVKLRGFRIEPAEVETVLLADPGVRQAAVLVREDRPGDKRLVAYVVPGSDGWSGDDRQAEEDRLREAVAIALPEFMVPSAIVVLDALPLTVNGKLDRAALPAPDNTGGVGTRAAREPGEELLCGLFADVLGVHRVGVDDNFFHLGGHSLLATRLVGRIRAVFGVELSVRDVFRCPTVAGLAGSVTAGRRVLHRPLVPVVRPDRLPLSFAQQRLWFLAQMEGGSATYNIPLAIRLRGDLDRVALESALLDVLERHESLRTTFPLPAGEHGPAQRVLAIDDVPFELPRVAVAQNVLDVTLAELGGHVFDLATEVPIRATLVETGPADRVLVLVVHHIASDGWSNGPLMRDLAMAYEARLVDGAAPRWRPLPVQYADYALWQRGLSGVEGGLLAFWRETLDGLPEEVTLPTDRPRPAVASYRGGRVEVGTGDGVHAKLVELAAGSAATLFMVVQAATAAVLARSGAGEDVPLGSPVAGRTDPALEDLVGFFVNTLVLRTDVGGDPSFRELLDRVRERDLAAWAHQDLPFERLVEELNPERSAARHPLFQVMLTLADAVTPAPELPGLTARAEEIPLGVARFDLTVNFREQHTEAGDPAGLRVGIDFSRDVYDERTVRAFAGRLVRFLDGVADRPELRVGDVDVFGEGERGWLVGARGGDLLPRSACSLPEVVRGFAVGCPGAVAVVDGDCVLTYGELELRAGRLAGRLVAAGVGVEDRVLLLQERGVGVVVSMLAVLKAGGAYVPVDVRYPVERVREVLRRSGAGVVLADREVGGLGVTVLDVRVEDGVDGGVVGGLDGVVVHPDQLAYVIFTSGSTGVPKGSGNTHRNVAELVADAAFGGVGEGMMLHSSLAFDASTLEIWGPLLRGGCVVVAPRGVLSPFAMGEFLSVARPPAVCLAAGLFHVMAEENPAAFRGVREVWTGGDVVSPEAVRRVTGVCSGLTVFNGYGPTETTVYVTAYGVRDGDGHVGSLPIGAPLENTGVYVLDGVLRLLPPGAVGEIYIAGPALARGYVGCPGLTSERFVANPFGPVGSRMYRTGDLGRWSVDGLVEFVGRADQQVKIRGFRIEPGEVEAVLLRDEDLVQAAVVLREDRPGDKRLVAYVVADDDTTADVDRLRRAASELLPDFMVPSGFVVLDALPLTVNGKLDRAALPAPEVEVLDGGRSPRTHTEEILCGLFAELLAVPSVTIDDNFFHLGGHSLLATRLVGRIRTVFGVELSVRDVFRCPTVAGLAGSVTAGRRVLHRPLVPVVRPDRLPLSFAQQRLWFLAQMEGGSATYNIPLALRLRGDLDPVALEAALGDVVGRHESLRTVFPVGEHGPYQRVLPLDEVAVTLAFVSMAGRGLEDVLREVGGYVFDLAVEVPIRATLVEVDATDHVLMLVVHHIASDGWSNGPLMRDLAMAYEARLVDGAAPRWRPLPVQYADYALWQRGLSGVEGGLLAFWRETLDGLPEEVTLPTDRPRPAVASYRGGRVGLRVDAELHAKLVRLAAGSAATLFMVVQAATVAVLARSGAGEDVPLGSPVAGRTDPALEDLVGFFVNTLVLRTDVGGDPSFRELLDRVRERDLAAWAHQDLPFERLVEELNPERSAARHPLFQVMLTLSDAEVGVPQFAGLATRLDFQDLDVAKFDLTVSFQEHRDLSGLSVTVDFSRDVYDERTVRAFAGRLVRFLDGVADRPELRVGDVDVFGEGERGWLVGARGGDLLPRSACSLPEVVRGFAVGCPGAVAVVDGDCVLTYGELELRAGRLAGRLVAAGVGVEDRVLLLQERGVGVVVSMLAVLKAGGAYVPVDVRYPVERVREVLRRSGAGVVLADREVGGLGVTVLDVRVEDGVDGGVVGGLDGVVVHPDQLAYVIFTSGSTGVPKGSGNTHRNVAELVADAAFGGVGEGMMLHSSLAFDASTLEIWGPLLRGGCVVVAPRGVLSPFAMGEFLSVARPPAVCLAAGLFHVMAEENPAAFRGVREVWTGGDVVSPEAVRRVMEHSPDAVVLNGYGPTETTVFAIAHQVRRAVDYPGPLPIGTPLENTGVYVLDGVLRLLPPGAVGEIYIAGPALARGYVGCPGLTSERFVANPFGPVGSRMYRTGDLGRWSVDGLVEFVGRADQQVKIRGFRIEPGEVEAVLLRRPEVLRTAVVLREDRPGEKRLVAYVVAVPGAGCDTEVLREAVARVLPDFMVPSGFVVLDALPLTVNGKLDRAALPAPEVEVLDGGRSPRTHTEEILCGLFAELLAVPSVTIDDNFFHLGGHSLLATRLISRIRNACGVELSIGDLFEHPVVARLADRIGRAGSSDIAARPKLRPYRRTGVNQ, from the coding sequence ATGCCCCAGCAACATCCCATACGCGTACCGCCGATCACCGCCGCCCAGGAAAGACTGCTGTTGCACGCCGAACACGAGCGCGACGCCCACGAGTTCGGCACGACGCAGGCCTCGGTGGCGCTCGGCGGCCGGCTCGATGTGGCCGCACTGCGTGAGCGCGCTGCCCGCCTCGTACACGCCCTCCCGGAGTTGGGTTCGGGCTTCCGCCGTGACGAGGCCGGCCGTCCTGTGCGGGTGACCCGTACGCAGGCCCTGCCACCCTGGACGGAGCACCTCGTCGAAGGCGGCGATGACCTGAACGCGGAATCCCGGTCGGCCGCGGACGTCGAGCGTCGCCGTGGCTTCGACCTCACGGGCACCGAGCCCCTGGTCCGCGTCACCCTGGTGACCGACCCGCAGACCCACCGGCACCGACTCATCGTCACCGGCCATCGAGCCGTCCTCACCGCCCGTGCCATGTATGACACCGTCACGGTGCTGCTCGGCGGTGAGGTGGTGAGCCCGCTCGAACCGGAGCAGGACGCCGGTCCCGCCGCGCGCGACGCGTGGCGGGCCGCCCTCGGCGAACCGGGGGAGGCCTGCCTGATCGGACGGGACGGCGTCGGTCCTCGCGGCACCGCCCGTTTGTCGCTGTCCCTGCCTCCGGACATGGCCCTCTTCGACGGGCCGGCGAAGTGTCTCCACCAGGCAATCTGGGGTCTGGTCTGTACCAAACTGGTGAATCGACGCTCCGCCCTGGTCGGCGACGGCGACGATCTGCCGGTCCGGGTCGACGTGGCGCCCGAGGACACTCTCCGCGCGGTTGCCCACCGCACCGCCGAGCGGCACGGGCTCGTCGCCCCACACCGCGACGTCCCGCTGGACATCATCGCCGAGGCGACTGGATTCGGCGAGGCACTGTTCGACACCGTGGTCGTCACCGACACCCGCCGCTGGGACGCGCTCGGCACTCCCGCGAACGTCGTGGTCGAGGATGTTGAACTGGCCGACGCCACCCACCACGCCATGACGGTGATCGTGTGCGGCTCAGGGCACGGAGAGCTGGCCTACCGTGGCGACCGGGTCGACCATGACACCGCCCGCACGGCCGCCGCCATGTTCGAGCGGGCCATGCGCGCGGTCGCCGCCAACCCCGATGTCCGGGTCCGGGATATCGACTGGCTCGGCGCGCCCCTACGCGAGCAGCTGATCATCGCGTACAACGACACCGCGGCCACTCTGCCCGTGCGGCCGCTGCACCAGCTCTTCAGCGAGCGTGCCGCCCGCGAGCCCGGCGCCGTCGCCGTGGTCTGCGATGGGCGGGAGCTGAGCTACGCCGCCCTTGACGCCGCCGCCAACCGGTTCGCCAACCGGCTGGCCGGTCTCGGAGTACGGCCCGGCGTCTGCGTGGCGCTTTACCAGAGTCGTTCCGCCGAGCTCGTGGTCGCCGAACTCGCCGTGCTGAAGGCGGGCGGCACCTACGTTCCGCTCGATCCGCGGCAACCTGCCGCGCGGCTGACCTGGATGGTCGCCGACGCCGGGGCCGAGCTGCTGCTTACCGACCGCGAGCCCGGCGGTCTGCCCTTCGACTGCGGCGTGCCGGTGGTTCGCGTGCCGTCGGCCTGGGAGCCTGGCGAGCCCGGGAAACCGGAAGAAGCGGCGGCACCGGACGTGGCTGTACACCCGGACCAAGTCGCGTACGTCATGTACACCTCCGGCTCCACCGGCACACCGAAGGGGGTGGCCAACACCCACCGCAACGTCGCCGAGTTGGCCCTCGACCCGTGCTGGGACAACGGCCGGCACCAGCGCGTGCTGGCCTACTCGCCGCCCACCTTCGACTCCTCTACGTACGAGATGTGGGTGCCGCTGTTGCACGGCGGGCGGATGGTCGTGCTCACCGGTGACCAACTCGACCTTGGCGAACTGATCTCGACCCTCGCGGAGCGAGAGATCACCGCCCTCTACCTGACCACGGCCCTCTTCGACGTCATCGCTCAGGAGTCCGCGGCCGCTCTGGCCGGTGTGCGGGAGATCTGGACCGGTGGCGACATTCTGTCCGTCGCGGCACTGCGCCGAGTGCTGCGGGAGTGCCCGGACACCACCGTCGTGCACGTGTACGGGCCGACCGAGACGACGGTCTTCTGCAGTTACCAGACCTTCGGGCCCGACCGCCGCACCGTCGACAGTCTCGACCTCGGTCGGCCCATGGCCAACACCGGTATGTACGTCCTCGACGACGCGTTGACCCCCGCTGCCCCCGGCACGGCTGGTGAGCTCTACGTCTCCGGCAGCCATCTGGCGCGCGGTTACCTCGGCCGCCCCGCCTTGACCGCCGAGCGTTTCATCGCCAACCCGTACGGTCTTCCCGGATCGCGCCTGTATCGGACCGGTGACGTCGCACGCTGGACCCACGACGGGGTGATCGAGTTTGTCGGCCGCGCCGACCAGCAGGTCAAGCTGCGTGGCTTCCGGATCGAACCGGCCGAGGTGGAGACCGTGCTGCTCGCCGACCCGGGAGTTCGGCAGGCCGCCGTCCTGGTCCGCGAGGACCGACCTGGTGACAAGCGCCTCGTGGCGTACGTGGTTCCCGGAAGCGACGGATGGAGCGGTGATGACCGGCAAGCCGAGGAGGACCGGCTCCGCGAAGCCGTGGCCATCGCGCTGCCCGAGTTCATGGTGCCGTCCGCGATCGTGGTGTTGGACGCCCTGCCGCTGACCGTCAACGGCAAGCTCGACCGCGCCGCGCTTCCGGCGCCTGACAACACGGGCGGCGTCGGCACCCGGGCCGCCCGCGAGCCCGGTGAGGAGCTGCTCTGCGGGCTCTTCGCAGACGTGCTCGGCGTGCACCGGGTGGGGGTCGACGACAACTTCTTCCACCTCGGCGGGCATTCCCTGCTGGCTACGCGTTTGGTTGGTCGCATCCGCGCCGTGTTCGGTGTGGAGCTATCTGTGCGCGATGTTTTTCGTTGTCCGACCGTGGCGGGGCTTGCCGGGAGTGTGACGGCGGGTCGTAGGGTCCTGCATCGGCCGCTTGTGCCGGTGGTGCGGCCGGACCGGTTGCCGTTGTCGTTCGCCCAGCAGCGGCTGTGGTTCCTGGCCCAGATGGAGGGCGGTTCGGCGACCTACAACATCCCGCTGGCCATCCGGCTCCGCGGAGACCTCGACCGGGTCGCCCTCGAGTCGGCGCTCTTGGACGTCCTGGAGCGCCACGAGTCTCTGCGCACGACCTTTCCTCTCCCGGCTGGCGAGCACGGCCCGGCACAGCGGGTGCTGGCGATCGACGACGTGCCGTTCGAGCTGCCCCGAGTCGCTGTGGCGCAGAACGTCCTCGACGTCACCCTCGCCGAACTCGGCGGACACGTGTTTGACCTGGCGACGGAGGTGCCGATTCGGGCGACGTTGGTCGAGACGGGCCCGGCCGACCGGGTCCTTGTCCTGGTGGTGCATCACATCGCGTCCGATGGTTGGTCCAACGGGCCGTTGATGCGGGACCTCGCCATGGCGTATGAGGCCAGGCTGGTCGATGGTGCGGCGCCTCGGTGGCGTCCGTTGCCTGTGCAGTATGCCGATTACGCGTTGTGGCAGCGTGGTCTGTCCGGCGTGGAGGGCGGGTTGCTCGCGTTCTGGCGGGAGACGTTGGACGGGTTGCCCGAGGAGGTGACGCTGCCGACGGATCGGCCGCGTCCGGCTGTGGCGTCCTACCGGGGTGGCCGGGTCGAGGTCGGTACTGGTGACGGCGTGCACGCGAAGTTGGTGGAGTTGGCGGCCGGGTCGGCGGCCACGCTCTTCATGGTGGTGCAGGCCGCGACGGCGGCCGTGTTGGCGCGCAGTGGTGCGGGAGAGGACGTGCCGCTCGGTTCGCCGGTGGCGGGGCGTACGGATCCGGCGCTGGAGGATCTGGTGGGGTTCTTCGTGAACACGTTGGTGTTGCGTACCGATGTTGGTGGTGATCCCAGTTTTCGGGAGTTGTTGGATCGGGTGCGGGAGCGGGATCTGGCGGCGTGGGCGCATCAGGATCTGCCGTTCGAGCGGTTGGTCGAGGAACTGAATCCGGAACGGTCGGCGGCGCGGCATCCACTGTTCCAGGTCATGCTCACCCTCGCCGACGCGGTCACCCCCGCGCCGGAACTGCCCGGCCTGACCGCCAGAGCGGAGGAGATCCCGCTCGGTGTGGCCCGGTTCGACCTGACCGTCAACTTCCGGGAACAGCACACCGAGGCCGGCGATCCGGCGGGTCTGCGGGTCGGTATCGACTTTTCTCGTGATGTTTATGACGAGCGTACGGTGCGGGCTTTTGCTGGTCGGTTGGTGCGTTTTCTTGATGGGGTTGCTGATCGGCCGGAGTTGCGGGTTGGTGATGTTGATGTGTTTGGTGAGGGGGAGCGGGGGTGGTTGGTGGGGGCGCGTGGTGGTGATTTGTTGCCGCGTTCGGCGTGTTCGTTGCCGGAGGTTGTTCGGGGTTTTGCGGTGGGGTGTCCTGGTGCGGTGGCGGTGGTGGATGGTGATTGTGTTTTGACTTATGGGGAGTTGGAGTTGCGGGCGGGTCGGTTGGCGGGTCGTTTGGTGGCTGCTGGGGTGGGTGTTGAGGATCGGGTGTTGTTGTTGCAGGAGCGGGGTGTTGGTGTTGTTGTTTCGATGTTGGCGGTGTTGAAGGCTGGTGGTGCGTATGTGCCGGTGGATGTTCGGTATCCGGTTGAGCGGGTGCGGGAGGTGTTGCGTCGGTCGGGTGCGGGTGTGGTGTTGGCTGATCGTGAGGTTGGTGGGCTTGGTGTGACGGTGTTGGATGTTCGGGTTGAGGATGGTGTGGATGGTGGTGTGGTTGGTGGGTTGGATGGTGTGGTGGTGCATCCTGATCAGCTTGCGTATGTGATTTTCACGTCTGGGTCGACGGGGGTGCCGAAGGGGTCGGGGAATACGCATCGGAATGTGGCTGAGTTGGTGGCTGATGCGGCTTTTGGTGGTGTGGGTGAGGGGATGATGTTGCATTCGTCGCTTGCGTTTGATGCTTCTACGTTGGAGATTTGGGGTCCGTTGTTGCGTGGTGGGTGTGTGGTGGTGGCGCCGCGGGGGGTTTTGAGTCCGTTTGCGATGGGGGAGTTTCTTTCGGTGGCCAGGCCGCCTGCGGTGTGTTTGGCTGCTGGGTTGTTTCATGTGATGGCTGAGGAGAATCCGGCGGCTTTTCGTGGTGTGCGTGAGGTGTGGACCGGTGGTGATGTGGTCTCGCCCGAGGCGGTGCGTCGGGTGACGGGGGTTTGTTCGGGGTTGACGGTGTTCAACGGGTACGGGCCTACGGAGACCACTGTGTATGTGACGGCCTATGGTGTGCGTGATGGGGATGGTCATGTCGGTTCGTTGCCGATCGGGGCGCCGTTGGAGAATACGGGTGTTTATGTTTTGGATGGTGTTCTGCGTTTGTTGCCGCCTGGTGCGGTTGGTGAGATCTATATTGCTGGGCCGGCGTTGGCGCGGGGGTATGTGGGTTGTCCGGGGTTGACGTCGGAGCGGTTTGTGGCGAATCCGTTTGGGCCGGTGGGGTCGCGGATGTATCGCACGGGTGATCTGGGGCGGTGGAGTGTTGATGGTCTGGTCGAGTTTGTTGGTCGGGCTGATCAGCAGGTGAAGATTCGTGGTTTCCGGATCGAGCCGGGTGAGGTCGAGGCCGTGCTGCTACGCGACGAGGACCTCGTGCAGGCCGCCGTGGTCCTGCGTGAGGACCGGCCCGGCGACAAGCGTCTCGTGGCATACGTCGTCGCGGACGACGACACCACGGCCGACGTCGACCGGCTGCGCCGCGCCGCGTCGGAGCTGCTGCCGGATTTCATGGTGCCGTCCGGGTTCGTGGTGTTGGACGCCCTGCCGCTGACCGTCAACGGCAAGCTCGACCGGGCGGCCCTGCCCGCTCCCGAGGTAGAGGTCCTGGACGGTGGCCGGAGCCCGCGGACACACACAGAGGAGATCCTCTGCGGGCTTTTCGCCGAGTTGCTCGCGGTGCCGTCGGTCACCATCGACGACAACTTCTTCCACCTCGGCGGGCATTCCCTGCTGGCTACGCGTTTGGTCGGTCGCATCCGCACGGTGTTCGGTGTGGAGCTGTCCGTGCGGGACGTCTTTCGTTGTCCGACCGTGGCGGGGCTTGCCGGGAGTGTGACGGCGGGTCGTAGGGTCCTGCATCGGCCGCTTGTGCCGGTGGTGCGGCCGGACCGGTTGCCGCTGTCGTTCGCCCAGCAGCGGCTGTGGTTCCTGGCCCAGATGGAGGGCGGTTCGGCGACCTACAACATCCCGCTCGCGCTGCGGCTGCGCGGTGACCTGGACCCGGTGGCGCTGGAGGCGGCGTTGGGGGACGTGGTCGGGCGGCACGAGAGTCTGCGGACCGTGTTCCCGGTCGGCGAGCATGGCCCGTACCAGCGGGTGCTGCCGCTCGACGAGGTGGCGGTGACGCTCGCCTTCGTGTCGATGGCGGGGCGTGGCCTTGAGGACGTCCTTCGTGAGGTCGGCGGGTACGTGTTCGACCTGGCGGTGGAGGTGCCGATTCGGGCGACGTTGGTCGAGGTCGACGCCACGGACCACGTACTGATGCTGGTGGTGCATCACATCGCGTCCGATGGTTGGTCCAACGGGCCGTTGATGCGGGACCTCGCCATGGCGTATGAGGCCAGGCTGGTCGATGGTGCGGCGCCTCGGTGGCGTCCGTTGCCTGTGCAGTATGCCGATTACGCGTTGTGGCAGCGTGGTCTGTCCGGCGTGGAGGGCGGTTTGCTCGCGTTCTGGCGGGAGACGTTGGACGGGTTGCCCGAGGAGGTGACGCTGCCGACGGATCGGCCGCGTCCGGCGGTGGCGTCCTACCGGGGCGGCCGGGTCGGGCTGCGTGTCGACGCCGAGCTGCACGCGAAGTTGGTGAGGCTGGCGGCCGGGTCGGCCGCCACGCTCTTCATGGTGGTGCAGGCCGCGACGGTGGCCGTGTTGGCGCGCAGTGGTGCGGGAGAGGACGTGCCGCTCGGTTCGCCGGTGGCCGGGCGTACGGATCCGGCGCTGGAGGATCTGGTGGGGTTCTTCGTCAACACGTTGGTGTTGCGTACCGATGTTGGTGGTGATCCCAGTTTTCGGGAGTTGTTGGATCGGGTGCGGGAGCGGGATCTGGCGGCGTGGGCGCATCAGGATCTGCCGTTCGAGCGGTTGGTCGAGGAGCTGAATCCGGAACGGTCGGCGGCGCGGCATCCGTTGTTTCAGGTGATGTTGACGTTGTCGGATGCGGAGGTTGGGGTTCCGCAGTTCGCGGGCTTGGCGACTCGGCTTGATTTCCAGGATCTCGATGTTGCCAAGTTTGATCTCACTGTCAGTTTTCAGGAGCATCGGGATCTGTCGGGGTTGAGTGTCACTGTTGATTTTTCTCGTGATGTTTATGACGAGCGTACGGTGCGGGCTTTTGCTGGTCGGTTGGTGCGTTTTCTTGATGGGGTTGCTGATCGGCCGGAGTTGCGGGTTGGTGATGTTGATGTGTTTGGTGAGGGGGAGCGGGGGTGGTTGGTGGGGGCGCGTGGTGGTGATTTGTTGCCGCGTTCGGCGTGTTCGTTGCCGGAGGTTGTTCGGGGTTTTGCGGTGGGGTGTCCTGGTGCGGTGGCGGTGGTGGATGGTGATTGTGTTTTGACTTATGGGGAGTTGGAGTTGCGGGCGGGTCGGTTGGCGGGTCGTTTGGTGGCTGCTGGGGTGGGTGTTGAGGATCGGGTGTTGTTGTTGCAGGAGCGGGGTGTTGGTGTTGTTGTTTCGATGTTGGCGGTGTTGAAGGCTGGTGGTGCGTATGTGCCGGTGGATGTTCGGTATCCGGTTGAGCGGGTGCGGGAGGTGTTGCGTCGGTCGGGTGCGGGTGTGGTGTTGGCTGATCGTGAGGTTGGTGGGCTTGGTGTGACGGTGTTGGATGTTCGGGTTGAGGATGGTGTGGATGGTGGTGTGGTTGGTGGGTTGGATGGTGTGGTGGTGCATCCTGATCAGCTTGCGTATGTGATTTTCACGTCTGGGTCGACGGGGGTGCCGAAGGGGTCGGGGAATACGCATCGGAATGTGGCTGAGTTGGTGGCTGATGCGGCTTTTGGTGGTGTGGGTGAGGGGATGATGTTGCATTCGTCGCTTGCGTTTGATGCTTCTACGTTGGAGATTTGGGGTCCGTTGTTGCGTGGTGGGTGTGTGGTGGTGGCGCCGCGGGGGGTTTTGAGTCCGTTTGCGATGGGGGAGTTTCTTTCGGTGGCCAGGCCGCCTGCGGTGTGTTTGGCTGCTGGGTTGTTTCATGTGATGGCTGAGGAGAATCCGGCGGCTTTTCGTGGTGTGCGTGAGGTGTGGACCGGTGGTGATGTGGTCTCGCCCGAGGCGGTGCGTCGAGTGATGGAGCACTCCCCAGACGCCGTCGTCCTCAATGGGTATGGGCCTACCGAGACCACCGTCTTCGCCATCGCCCACCAGGTACGTCGGGCCGTCGACTATCCCGGTCCGTTGCCGATCGGGACGCCGTTGGAGAATACGGGTGTTTATGTTTTGGATGGTGTTTTGCGTTTGTTGCCGCCTGGTGCGGTTGGTGAGATCTATATTGCTGGGCCGGCGTTGGCGCGGGGGTATGTGGGTTGTCCGGGGTTGACGTCGGAGCGGTTTGTGGCGAATCCGTTTGGGCCGGTGGGGTCGCGGATGTATCGCACGGGTGATCTGGGGCGGTGGAGTGTTGATGGTCTGGTCGAGTTTGTTGGTCGGGCTGATCAGCAGGTGAAGATTCGTGGTTTCCGGATCGAGCCGGGTGAGGTCGAGGCCGTGTTGCTGCGCCGGCCTGAAGTCCTGCGTACTGCCGTGGTTCTGCGTGAGGACCGGCCCGGGGAAAAGCGTCTGGTGGCCTATGTGGTTGCCGTGCCGGGTGCCGGGTGTGACACCGAGGTCCTGCGAGAAGCGGTCGCCAGGGTCCTGCCGGATTTCATGGTGCCGTCCGGGTTCGTGGTGTTGGACGCCCTGCCGCTGACCGTCAACGGCAAGCTCGACCGGGCGGCCCTGCCCGCTCCCGAGGTAGAGGTCCTGGACGGTGGCCGGAGCCCGCGGACACACACAGAGGAGATCCTCTGCGGGCTTTTCGCCGAGTTGCTCGCGGTGCCGTCGGTCACCATCGACGACAACTTCTTCCACCTCGGCGGGCATTCCCTGCTCGCCACCCGCCTGATCAGCCGCATCAGGAACGCCTGCGGCGTCGAACTGTCCATCGGTGACCTCTTCGAGCATCCCGTCGTAGCGCGCCTGGCCGACCGGATCGGCCGGGCCGGATCCTCGGACATCGCAGCCCGCCCGAAGCTGCGGCCGTACCGTCGGACAGGAGTGAACCAGTGA
- a CDS encoding MbtH family protein: MATNPFEDPDGTYVVLVNDEGQHSLWPDGLAVPAGWSVTRAATSRQECLQYVEENWTDMRPASLIRAMGG; encoded by the coding sequence ATGGCTACCAATCCCTTTGAGGACCCTGACGGCACGTACGTTGTGCTCGTCAACGACGAGGGCCAGCACTCGCTCTGGCCGGACGGCCTGGCGGTACCGGCGGGCTGGTCGGTGACGCGGGCGGCGACCTCCCGCCAAGAGTGCCTGCAGTACGTCGAGGAGAACTGGACGGACATGCGGCCGGCGTCGCTGATCCGCGCGATGGGTGGCTGA
- a CDS encoding ornithine carbamoyltransferase: protein MSNLISLTDLTPTDLADLVSRAVRFGRVGVREKTLTDRSVGIYFSKSSTRTRTAFWAAATRLGAHVITYGTDDLQLTTGETLEDTGRVLGEYLDALVIRTNGDVEEMRRIGTASRLAVVNALSSDEHPTQAIADLAALTEEFGSLDRRHLLVVGEGNSSSCALALAAALTPGLRVTLLCPAGYEVPKDILGAVDLLGEGRARVEQITNPSLVQGPVDAVYTSRWQTMGVPKEDPEWLTAFEAFRVDDNFLGKVAAPHTVFLHDLPAVRGQEVTDTVLDGARSRAWRQAHHKMTAAMAVLEWCVTMP, encoded by the coding sequence GTGTCTAACCTGATCTCCCTGACCGACCTGACCCCGACCGACCTCGCGGACCTCGTCAGCCGCGCCGTGCGGTTCGGTCGCGTGGGCGTCCGCGAGAAGACCCTCACTGACCGGTCTGTGGGCATCTACTTCAGCAAGTCCTCCACCCGTACGCGTACCGCCTTCTGGGCCGCCGCGACTCGCCTGGGCGCACATGTGATCACCTACGGCACGGACGACCTGCAGCTGACCACCGGGGAGACTCTTGAGGATACTGGCCGGGTGCTCGGTGAATACCTCGACGCACTGGTCATCCGGACCAATGGCGACGTCGAAGAGATGCGCCGGATCGGTACGGCCAGCCGGCTCGCCGTGGTGAACGCGCTCAGCTCCGACGAGCACCCGACCCAGGCGATCGCTGACCTGGCCGCGCTCACTGAGGAGTTCGGCAGCCTCGACCGCCGCCACCTGCTCGTCGTGGGCGAGGGCAACAGCTCCAGCTGCGCACTCGCGCTCGCCGCCGCGCTTACCCCCGGCCTGCGCGTCACGTTGCTCTGCCCGGCTGGATACGAAGTGCCCAAGGACATTCTCGGCGCCGTCGACCTGCTCGGCGAGGGCCGTGCCCGGGTCGAGCAGATCACCAACCCCTCCCTCGTCCAGGGGCCGGTCGACGCCGTCTACACCAGCCGGTGGCAGACCATGGGGGTCCCCAAGGAGGACCCTGAGTGGCTCACCGCCTTCGAGGCGTTCCGAGTCGACGACAACTTTCTCGGCAAGGTCGCCGCGCCGCACACCGTGTTCCTGCACGATCTGCCCGCAGTACGCGGACAGGAGGTGACCGACACGGTGCTCGACGGCGCTCGCAGCCGCGCCTGGCGGCAGGCCCACCACAAGATGACGGCCGCCATGGCCGTCCTCGAGTGGTGTGTCACCATGCCCTAA